The nucleotide window GACCTTGGCGGCTCAAGCACCTCAATCACAATGACCGGGTCGCTGACGTTGTCTGATACGGAAATCAGTGGTTCGGTAAATCAGACCGTAGCTATTAACGCGGGCGGCAATACCCTTGATTACACCATAAACGCTGATTACGACATCACGCTAAGCGATGGATGTGCAACGGCTGGTACCCTAAAGGTTGATGGAAATTGGTCTACGGGCACCTCCGGAGGTGACTATGACCTCAACATTACAGCAACCTTTGGTCCAACCTGCGGCGACGTAGTACTAAGCTAGGTCTTATTTACGAATCACCTAAACCTGAAGAGGCCTCCGCTTCGGCGGGGGCTTTTTTTTAGCGCAGCTCAAAATCTTTGCAGAACACAATCTTCACTTCACTGCTCTGGTAGTATTCAGCAAGGTGTTCTTGCACCGGATAGTCGTGAGCGCATCGCCCCTTGCCCTCATCAAAATGAAGGCAATCTTCGCAAGTGAAGCGTAGACTAAATTGGCGTCTTTCGGGCTGAAAACTGCCATTTTGGTCAATTTTCACTGCTATTCAATGCCAAACTTGTCAATTCGGCGTTGGTGCCGACCACCCTCAAAAGGCTGCTCGATAAAGCGATCAAAGATAGCTTCGGCAAGACCTTGGCCGATGACACGTTCTCCCAAACAAAGCACGTTTGCGTTGTTGTGGGCACGCGCCATCTGTGCGGCATAGCTGTTATAGCAAAGGGCAGCACGGATCTTTGAATGTCGATTTGCAACCATCGACATGCCAATACCCGTGCCGCAAACAAGGACGCCGAGGGCACCTTCCTGCGTCGCTACTTGCTCGCAAAGCAGGTGGGCAAAGTCGGGGTAATCGACCGAAGCAGTGCTTTGGGGACCGAGATCTATTAACTCGAGTGCGCTGTTTTCCTTTGCATACTCAAGCAAGCTTTGCTTAAGCGCAAAGCCAGCGTGATCGGATGCAATGAAAACCTTCATGATTGGTATTGTTTGAGTACCAGGGTTGCGTTCGTTCCACCAAAACCAAAGGAGTTGGTCAGGGCAATCTTGACCTCTCGTTTACGGGCTTCATGCGGAACAAAATCAACACCGGCGCATTCTGGCTCAATCGCATCGAGATTAATGGTTGGCGGAACTGCACCGTCGCGAATACTTAGTGCACTGATGACTGTTTCAAGGCCACCAGCCGCTCCCAACAGATGCCCTGTCATGGACTTGGTGCTTGAGACCCACAGGCCATTGCTTACGTGATCGCCAAAGACAGCTTTGATCGCTTTGGTCTCGTTCACATCGCCTACGCCGGTCGATGTTCCGTGCGCGTTGATATAGTCAACGTCCGTGGGGTTGAGCTTGGCATCGGCAATCGCTTCACGCATGGAACGTTGAGCGCCCTCGCCTTCTGGGGCGGGTTGAGTCAGATGATAGGCGTCTGCAGTCGCGCCGTAGCCAATGACTTCGGCAATGATGTTGGCGCCACGTTTTTTTGCGTACTCGAGTTCTTCTAAAATCACGATGCCGGCCCCTTCGGCAATGACAAAGCCGTCGCGATCCTTGTCAAAGGGACGACTGGCTTTTTCCGGGGCATCGTTTCGTGTCGAGAGTGCTTTCATCGCCGTAAAGCCAGCAACGCCCAGCGCAGTGGCGCTTGCTTCGGCCCCGCCAGCTACAGCGGCTAGCATGTGTCCACGCTGAATCCAGCGAAGCGCTTCGCCGATGGCGTGGGCACCCGAGGAGCAGGCGCTCGTGGTGGTGTAACTCGGGCCTTTGAAACCAAAGCGCATCGAGACCTGCCCGGGGGCCAGGTTTGTAATGCTTGAAGGAATAAAGTAAGGGGAAACCTTCTTGGGTCCTCGATCAAAGAGCGTCTTGCAAGACGCTTCGATCAACTCTAGGCCACACATTCCAACACCGATAAGGGTGCCGACATGTTCTTTTTCTGCATCGCTCGGATCAAAGCCTGCGGCCTTAACAGCCATGTCGCTTGCAGCGACGGCCATGTGAATAAAGCGAGCCATCTCCCGCAGGCGGCGTTTTTCAATCCAGTTTTCCGGATTAAAATCGCTGCATTCGCCTGCTATTTTCGACGGATGTTCGCTGGCATCAAAAAGGGTAATCGGGCCGATACCACTTTTG belongs to Myxococcales bacterium and includes:
- the rpiB gene encoding ribose 5-phosphate isomerase B, with the protein product MKVFIASDHAGFALKQSLLEYAKENSALELIDLGPQSTASVDYPDFAHLLCEQVATQEGALGVLVCGTGIGMSMVANRHSKIRAALCYNSYAAQMARAHNNANVLCLGERVIGQGLAEAIFDRFIEQPFEGGRHQRRIDKFGIE
- the fabF gene encoding beta-ketoacyl-ACP synthase II; this encodes MTKRVVITGVGAVSPCASDAEATWQALLAGKSGIGPITLFDASEHPSKIAGECSDFNPENWIEKRRLREMARFIHMAVAASDMAVKAAGFDPSDAEKEHVGTLIGVGMCGLELIEASCKTLFDRGPKKVSPYFIPSSITNLAPGQVSMRFGFKGPSYTTTSACSSGAHAIGEALRWIQRGHMLAAVAGGAEASATALGVAGFTAMKALSTRNDAPEKASRPFDKDRDGFVIAEGAGIVILEELEYAKKRGANIIAEVIGYGATADAYHLTQPAPEGEGAQRSMREAIADAKLNPTDVDYINAHGTSTGVGDVNETKAIKAVFGDHVSNGLWVSSTKSMTGHLLGAAGGLETVISALSIRDGAVPPTINLDAIEPECAGVDFVPHEARKREVKIALTNSFGFGGTNATLVLKQYQS